In Streptomyces canus, one DNA window encodes the following:
- a CDS encoding cation-translocating P-type ATPase, with translation MNRGLTTAAAGLVLAGPRLLARNTPAAVGAAAGAVAGTARAGVRTADFAARATRAARAALPGAPQDWRAGRRAHMALRAETDADGQRGEHGEHGEQRSDAEAGAGPSSAPPRSTRTEHRARRLVTALAEHPDIALAYWDQGLGRLVVTAAEGVATERVVERVSVLAERYGLVAAGQDVEELAHPGAPGSIRTAGVALAADAVGVAAAFAGSALRLPASPRPVTAVVTLLRENPRFRGWLRGRLGDARMDVALAVVNAAVHGAGHSPTSLLLDGTLRTCQLAEAVVRTATFEAVHDDLCVPDRDSVPVDLALRPPPCPSPAQEYAGHASAGSIAGAVAALLVKHDVTEAAEAVLAGSPKAARYGPAAFHAVLSATLSRSGVLVRDPDRLRRLETVGTVLLHPSALRTPGAGADPWAEAVLDAARRAGLRVVVVDDPALADFTGLADQVVDADRPLRDIVDQLRDDAEGDDDAEGGGVLTIARPQDADVVAGLLRGDVAVSLTDGGCAVAWGADVLATHGLPDVWRLLTAVPAARAVGRRSQTLARSGAALSGLLVAVGESGRGRRRTALPGLRHAPVDAAAAAALFTGTRAALRVAGASLPHPRPRVAWHDLDPDDVRDRLEQEAPPEPTLVEQTTERVRTAADTVVRLPVLAPVRWSAQLARAVRGELDDPLTPVLAVGSAASAILGSAMDALLVVGALDLNALVGGLQRLRAERALSGLLAQQKQKARVAEEDAEPQVVDAAKLSPGDVIELTLDDVVPADARLLWEDGLEVDESALTGESLPVDKCTDPSPRAPVAERHCMVFEGTTVVAGRARAVVVDTGDRTEAARAVTLAARTPAAAGVQARLQELTRKALPLTMAGGAAVTGLALVRGTPLRQAVSGGVAVAVAAVPEGLPLVATVAQLAAARRLSAHGVLVRAPRTLEALGRMDTICFDKTGTLTENRLRLVRVTDADGTVHTLDEPGADGPLRIAARACPRLDGDSGQRPAHATDEAVLDAAAPDEEWTQLEGLPFEAGRGYAAAVGRPGDGSPVLVLKGAPETVLPACADLPTEASDRAQSLARDGLRVLAVARRPLDGDEKAVPEEPLRDLEFVGLLALADVARETSPDLVRGLREAGVRPVVLTGDHPQTAHAIATDLGWPEDATIVTGDELAAADRSARSRMLRDADVVARVAPEQKLQVVEALRDAGRVVGMVGDGANDAAAIRAADIGVGISARGSAAARNAADLVLTGDDLTVLVEAVREGRALWHSVADAIAILIGGNAGEVGFGILGTLLSGSAPLSTRQMLLVNLFTDLFPAMAVAVTPTEKPTEDEPSVDTILGAALTRQIRDRAITTCLGATVAWLIGRFTPGTARRSTTMALCAVVGTQLAQTLADRRESPLVRFTSLGSAVALFAVVEIPGVSQLFGCTPLGPLAWAGVAAAIVLALAGQRFVPALERTVLNRLS, from the coding sequence ATGAACCGAGGACTCACGACGGCCGCCGCGGGCCTCGTCCTGGCCGGCCCGCGCCTGCTGGCCAGGAACACGCCCGCCGCGGTCGGCGCGGCCGCGGGAGCGGTGGCCGGAACGGCCCGGGCCGGCGTACGCACGGCGGACTTCGCGGCCCGGGCGACGAGGGCCGCTCGCGCGGCCCTCCCGGGAGCACCGCAGGACTGGCGAGCGGGCCGACGGGCCCATATGGCGCTGCGCGCGGAGACGGACGCGGACGGACAGCGCGGAGAGCACGGAGAGCACGGGGAACAGCGGTCCGACGCGGAGGCCGGTGCCGGACCCTCCTCTGCACCGCCCCGCTCCACCCGCACCGAACACCGCGCCCGCCGTCTCGTCACCGCCCTCGCCGAGCACCCCGACATCGCTCTGGCCTACTGGGACCAGGGCCTCGGGCGGCTCGTCGTGACCGCGGCGGAGGGAGTGGCCACCGAGCGGGTCGTGGAGCGGGTCTCGGTGCTCGCCGAGCGGTACGGGCTGGTGGCGGCTGGCCAGGATGTCGAGGAGCTCGCCCACCCCGGTGCCCCCGGCTCCATCCGGACCGCAGGCGTGGCGCTCGCCGCCGACGCCGTCGGGGTCGCCGCCGCGTTCGCCGGGTCCGCGCTGCGGCTGCCGGCCTCGCCGCGGCCCGTGACGGCGGTCGTGACGTTGCTGCGGGAGAACCCTCGCTTCAGGGGCTGGCTGCGAGGGCGGCTCGGCGACGCGCGGATGGACGTGGCGCTGGCCGTCGTGAACGCCGCCGTGCACGGCGCCGGGCACAGCCCCACCTCCCTGCTGCTCGACGGAACGCTGCGCACCTGCCAGCTGGCGGAGGCGGTCGTACGGACGGCCACCTTCGAAGCCGTCCACGACGACCTGTGCGTCCCGGACCGGGACAGCGTGCCCGTCGACCTGGCCCTGCGCCCGCCGCCGTGCCCCTCGCCCGCCCAGGAGTACGCGGGCCACGCATCAGCCGGCAGCATCGCCGGTGCCGTCGCCGCGCTGCTCGTCAAACACGATGTGACCGAGGCCGCGGAGGCGGTCCTCGCGGGCTCCCCGAAGGCCGCGCGCTACGGCCCCGCCGCCTTCCACGCCGTACTGAGCGCAACGCTGTCCCGCTCCGGCGTCCTGGTGCGCGACCCGGACCGGCTGCGCCGGCTGGAGACCGTCGGCACCGTCCTCCTGCACCCGAGCGCCCTGCGCACCCCGGGCGCGGGCGCAGACCCCTGGGCGGAGGCCGTGCTGGACGCGGCCCGGCGCGCCGGACTCCGCGTCGTCGTCGTGGACGACCCCGCACTGGCCGACTTCACCGGCCTCGCGGACCAAGTCGTGGACGCCGACCGTCCGTTGAGGGACATCGTCGACCAACTCCGCGACGACGCCGAGGGCGATGACGACGCCGAGGGTGGTGGCGTTCTCACCATCGCCCGCCCCCAGGACGCCGACGTCGTCGCCGGACTCCTCCGCGGTGACGTGGCCGTCTCCCTCACCGACGGCGGCTGCGCGGTCGCCTGGGGTGCCGACGTCCTCGCGACGCACGGACTGCCCGACGTCTGGCGGCTGTTGACGGCCGTGCCGGCGGCCCGCGCGGTCGGCCGCCGCTCCCAGACCCTGGCCCGCTCCGGCGCCGCCCTGTCCGGACTCCTCGTCGCCGTCGGCGAGTCGGGCCGCGGCCGACGCCGTACGGCACTCCCCGGTCTCCGGCACGCACCCGTCGACGCGGCCGCGGCCGCCGCCCTCTTCACCGGCACGCGTGCCGCCCTCCGCGTGGCCGGCGCGAGCCTCCCGCACCCGCGTCCCCGGGTGGCCTGGCACGACCTGGACCCGGACGACGTACGCGACCGGCTGGAACAGGAGGCGCCCCCGGAGCCGACGCTCGTCGAGCAGACGACCGAACGGGTCCGTACCGCCGCCGACACCGTCGTACGACTGCCCGTGCTGGCCCCCGTCAGATGGTCGGCGCAGCTCGCCCGGGCCGTGCGCGGGGAGCTGGACGACCCGCTGACCCCCGTCCTGGCGGTCGGCTCTGCCGCGTCGGCGATCCTCGGGTCCGCGATGGACGCCCTGCTGGTGGTCGGCGCCCTCGACCTGAACGCGCTCGTCGGCGGACTCCAGCGGCTGCGCGCCGAGCGGGCCCTGTCCGGGCTGCTAGCCCAGCAGAAGCAGAAGGCCCGGGTCGCGGAGGAGGACGCGGAACCGCAGGTCGTCGACGCCGCCAAGCTGAGCCCGGGGGACGTCATCGAGCTCACGCTGGACGACGTGGTGCCCGCGGACGCCCGCCTGCTGTGGGAGGACGGCCTGGAGGTCGACGAGTCCGCGCTGACCGGCGAGTCCCTCCCGGTGGACAAGTGCACCGACCCGAGCCCGCGCGCCCCCGTCGCCGAACGGCACTGCATGGTCTTCGAGGGCACGACCGTGGTGGCCGGACGGGCCCGCGCGGTCGTCGTGGACACCGGCGACCGCACCGAGGCCGCCCGCGCCGTCACGCTCGCCGCCCGTACCCCGGCCGCCGCCGGAGTCCAGGCCCGGCTCCAGGAACTCACCCGCAAGGCACTGCCGTTGACGATGGCGGGCGGTGCCGCGGTCACCGGGCTCGCCCTGGTACGCGGCACGCCCCTGCGGCAGGCGGTCAGCGGTGGGGTCGCGGTCGCGGTGGCCGCCGTACCGGAAGGGCTGCCGCTGGTGGCCACGGTCGCGCAGCTGGCGGCGGCCCGCCGGCTCAGCGCGCACGGCGTCCTGGTCCGCGCCCCGCGCACCCTGGAGGCGCTGGGCCGCATGGACACCATCTGCTTCGACAAGACCGGCACGCTCACCGAGAACCGGCTGCGCCTGGTCCGGGTCACCGACGCGGACGGCACGGTCCACACCCTCGACGAGCCCGGCGCCGACGGCCCGCTGCGCATCGCCGCCCGCGCCTGCCCCCGGCTCGACGGCGACTCCGGGCAGCGCCCGGCCCACGCCACCGACGAGGCCGTCCTGGACGCGGCCGCCCCCGACGAGGAGTGGACGCAGCTGGAGGGCCTCCCCTTCGAGGCCGGCCGCGGTTACGCCGCCGCCGTCGGACGCCCGGGCGACGGTTCCCCGGTCCTGGTCCTCAAGGGCGCCCCGGAGACCGTGCTGCCCGCCTGTGCCGACCTGCCGACCGAGGCCTCCGACCGGGCCCAGTCCCTGGCCCGGGACGGCCTGCGCGTCCTGGCGGTGGCCCGGCGTCCGCTCGACGGCGACGAGAAGGCTGTACCCGAAGAGCCTTTGCGCGACCTGGAGTTCGTGGGCCTGCTGGCCCTCGCCGACGTCGCCCGGGAGACCTCCCCGGACCTGGTCCGCGGACTGCGCGAGGCGGGCGTACGGCCTGTCGTGCTGACCGGTGACCACCCGCAGACCGCCCACGCCATCGCCACCGACCTCGGCTGGCCCGAGGACGCCACGATCGTCACCGGCGACGAGCTGGCCGCCGCCGACCGCTCGGCCCGCTCCCGGATGCTGCGCGACGCCGATGTCGTGGCCCGGGTCGCGCCCGAGCAGAAACTCCAGGTCGTCGAGGCGCTCAGAGACGCGGGCCGGGTCGTCGGCATGGTCGGCGACGGCGCCAACGACGCGGCCGCCATCCGCGCCGCCGACATCGGCGTCGGCATCAGCGCCCGCGGCTCGGCCGCCGCCCGCAACGCTGCCGACCTCGTCCTGACCGGCGACGACCTCACCGTCCTCGTCGAGGCCGTCCGGGAGGGCCGTGCCCTGTGGCACAGCGTCGCCGACGCCATCGCCATCCTGATCGGCGGCAACGCGGGCGAGGTGGGCTTCGGCATCCTCGGCACGCTCCTGTCGGGCTCCGCGCCCCTGTCCACCCGCCAGATGCTCCTGGTGAACCTCTTCACCGACCTGTTCCCGGCGATGGCGGTGGCGGTGACGCCGACGGAGAAACCCACGGAAGACGAGCCCTCGGTCGACACGATCCTGGGCGCCGCGCTGACCCGACAGATCCGCGACCGCGCGATCACCACCTGCCTGGGCGCCACCGTGGCCTGGCTGATCGGCCGCTTCACCCCGGGCACGGCCCGCCGCTCGACGACGATGGCACTGTGCGCGGTGGTGGGCACGCAGCTGGCCCAGACCCTGGCGGACCGCCGGGAGAGCCCCTTGGTCCGCTTCACGTCCCTGGGCTCGGCGGTGGCGTTGTTCGCCGTGGTGGAAATCCCGGGCGTGAGCCAGCTCTTCGGCTGTACGCCGCTGGGGCCGCTGGCGTGGGCGGGGGTGGCGGCGGCGATCGTGCTGGCGCTGGCGGGGCAGAGGTTTGTACCTGCACTGGAGCGAACGGTACTGAATCGACTGAGCTGA
- a CDS encoding transposase, producing the protein MGALREVAASFVVPGPAGVAIRDRLRVSDADAAVLTEVGVYLGSLAAGDLAERSRQGLAHDAAGWAVRKRELTGRSSARWAGSITKASHDQWALARRGQAAHMAWLRGQIASIEARLARPLGAKADKRAGLVRGYASRGEWHAKSRRLQTLKDRLAVVEADWAAGRVRVVRGGKRLANTRHHLAAAGLDEQAWRKRWQAQRMFLAADGESGKRFGNETIRVTDTGQVSLKLPAPLAHLANAPHGRYVLDATVRFRHRGQEWRDRIAVNRAVAYRIHHDVVRGRWYVTASWQRAAAPVLPLQAALARGVVGVDMNDDHLAAWQLDVHGNPVGEPQRFFYDLTGTAEHRDAQIRHTLTRLLHHARRCGAAAIAIEDLDFTDGTSREKHGRNKRFRRLISRFPTAKLKARLVSMAAEQNFAIVAVDPAYTSRWGAQHWQQPLTTTTRKISRHDAASIAVGRRALGHPIRRRTTPPPPHQSDGAGHRTVQARPDTRRREETRPRIPGPRTRSVSPDTERKRATRTSNTVRDIRSDQIWVQDSLLLTD; encoded by the coding sequence GTCGGCGTCTACTTGGGTTCGCTGGCCGCGGGTGATCTCGCGGAGCGGTCCCGGCAGGGGCTGGCACATGATGCCGCGGGGTGGGCGGTGCGCAAGCGGGAGCTGACGGGGAGATCGTCGGCGCGGTGGGCGGGCAGTATCACCAAGGCCAGCCATGACCAGTGGGCGCTGGCCCGGCGCGGGCAGGCCGCCCACATGGCCTGGCTGCGGGGGCAGATCGCCTCCATCGAGGCGCGGCTGGCCCGGCCCTTGGGGGCCAAGGCCGACAAGCGCGCGGGGCTGGTGCGCGGGTATGCCTCGCGGGGCGAGTGGCATGCCAAGTCCCGCCGCCTGCAGACCCTGAAGGACCGGCTGGCGGTGGTGGAGGCTGACTGGGCGGCGGGCCGAGTGCGTGTGGTGCGTGGTGGCAAACGCCTCGCGAACACCCGCCACCACCTTGCGGCGGCCGGACTGGACGAGCAGGCGTGGCGGAAGCGCTGGCAGGCGCAGCGGATGTTCCTGGCCGCCGACGGGGAATCCGGCAAACGCTTCGGCAACGAAACGATCCGCGTCACCGACACCGGACAGGTCTCCCTCAAGCTCCCAGCCCCGCTGGCTCACCTGGCGAACGCGCCACATGGCCGCTACGTCCTCGACGCCACCGTACGGTTCCGGCATCGGGGGCAGGAGTGGCGTGATCGGATCGCCGTCAACCGGGCGGTGGCCTACCGCATCCACCACGATGTGGTGCGCGGCCGCTGGTATGTCACCGCATCCTGGCAGCGCGCCGCCGCTCCGGTGCTGCCGCTTCAGGCGGCGCTGGCGCGGGGGGTGGTGGGGGTGGACATGAACGACGACCACCTCGCCGCCTGGCAGTTGGATGTGCACGGCAACCCGGTCGGCGAGCCGCAGCGCTTCTTCTACGACCTCACCGGCACTGCGGAGCATCGGGACGCGCAGATCCGGCACACGCTGACCAGGCTCCTACACCATGCCCGCCGCTGCGGGGCCGCCGCAATCGCCATCGAGGACCTCGACTTCACCGACGGCACCAGCCGCGAGAAGCACGGCCGCAACAAACGCTTCCGCCGCCTCATCTCCCGCTTCCCCACCGCGAAGCTCAAAGCCCGCCTCGTCTCGATGGCCGCCGAACAGAACTTCGCGATCGTGGCGGTCGACCCGGCCTACACCTCCCGCTGGGGCGCCCAGCACTGGCAGCAGCCGCTCACCACGACAACCCGCAAGATTTCCCGGCACGATGCGGCAAGCATCGCGGTCGGGCGACGCGCCCTCGGACACCCGATCAGGCGACGGACGACACCGCCCCCGCCCCACCAGAGTGATGGTGCGGGGCATCGGACCGTCCAGGCCCGACCGGACACCCGGCGGCGCGAGGAAACCCGCCCCCGTATCCCCGGACCACGGACACGATCCGTGTCACCGGACACGGAGCGAAAGCGGGCGACCAGGACATCCAACACCGTTCGGGATATCCGCAGTGACCAGATATGGGTCCAAGACTCACTCCTGCTCACTGATTAG